In a single window of the Raphanus sativus cultivar WK10039 chromosome 9, ASM80110v3, whole genome shotgun sequence genome:
- the LOC108825574 gene encoding wax ester synthase/diacylglycerol acyltransferase 2 isoform X2 — protein sequence MSSKKQATEEEEPVSPFAQLFSMPGHDVFNIVTIGCKTETDPSTVIEGLKNTLINHPRFSSILVTGHGEGKGKPKWIPTKVKVEDHVIVPYIDPDIENPDEFLENYTSNMALSPMDMSKPLWEFHLLKLKTSHAESVAVARFHHSLGDGMSLMSLLLACTRKICDPEALPIFVAPKKSKAKNACWSFVAWLWFLVKTMFHTCVEVSKALAFMCFPGDTTTYLTVKPGATLSANKFIHQIIPLDDVKNVKNAMNMTVNDVLFGMVQAGLSRYLNQRDDPRKALDKICHHGVVFFNLRPNRDIEDLANMMAKGSKCRWGNSIGYVLIPLWLKSEDDILEYVRQAKTTMDRKKLSLEPLFSYGLLKLTMKIFGTTAVKNLLNRIFGNTTMLFSNVIGPAEEISFFGHQISYIAASSLGIPQALILIIQSYVDKLIINLAVDLDVIPDPHHLCDLIIEALSMMKYAASKKICHASEVKQNIWC from the exons ATGTCTAGTAAAAAGCAAGcgacagaagaagaagagccaGTTAGTCCATTTGCACAGCTATTCAGCATGCCGGGTCACGATGTCTTTAACATTGTAACAATTGGATGCaaaaccgaaaccgatccaTCCACCGTTATTGAAGGCTTGAAGAACACACTGATTAACCATCCACGCTTCTCTAGCATACTG GTTACGGGTCATGGTGAGGGCAAAGGAAAACCTAAATGGATTCCAACGAAAGTAAAAGTGGAAGATCATGTAATTGTTCCATATATCGATCCAGACATTGAGAATCCTGATGAATTTCTAGAGAATTATACATCAAACATGGCTCTTTCTCCAATGGACATGTCCAAACCTTTATGGGAATTTCATCTATTGAAACTTAAAACATCACATGCGGAATCTGTTGCTGTGGCTAGGTTCCATCATTCTTTAGGTGATGGGATGTCTCTTATGTCTCTTTTACTTGCTTGTACTCGGAAAATATGTGATCCCGAGGCACTTCCTATTTTTGTTGCTCCCAAGAAAAGCAAAGCAAAGAACGCTTGTTGGTCGTTTGTTGCTTGGTTATGGTTCTTAGTAAAAACAATGTTCCACACTTGTGTTGAAGTTTCCAAGGCTTTGGCTTTTATGTGTTTCCCTGGGGACACCACAACTTATCTAACTGTTAAACCAGGAGCTACACTTAGCGCAAATAAGTTTATTCATCAAATCATTCCTTTGGATGATGTCAAAAACGTGAAGAACGCCATGAATATG acGGTGAATGATGTGCTTTTTGGAATGGTACAAGCTGGTCTGTCACGATATTTGAATCAAAGAGACG ACCCAAGAAAAGCTCTAGACAAAATATGTCATCACGGGGTTGTTTTTTTCAACCTAAGGCCCAATAGAGATATTGAG GATTTAGCTAATATGATGGCAAAAGGTTCAAAGTGCAGATGGGGAAACTCAATAGGTTATGTACTAATTCCTTTGTGGTTGAAGTCAGAGGATGATATACTTGAATATGTTAGACAAGCCAAAACTACTATGGATCGTAAAAAACTTTCCCTCGAACCTCTATTTTCTTATGGGTTGCTGAAATTGACCATGAAGATTTTTGGAACTACA GCAGTCAAAAACCTTCTAAATAGAATTTTTGGTAACACAACAATGTTGTTCTCAAATGTGATTGGTCCAGCCGAAGAAATTAGCTTTTTCGGCCATCAAATATCTTACATCGCTGCAAGTAGCCTTGGTATACCACAG GCACTCATTCTCATTATACAGAGCTATGTGGACAAACTTATAATCAACCTAGCAGTTGATCTCGACGTGATTCCAGACCCTCATCACCTTTGTGATCTCATCATCGAAGCCCTCAGCATGATGAAGTATGCTGCCTCAAAAAAGATTTGCCATGCTTCAGAGGTTAAGCAAAATATTTGGTGCTAA
- the LOC108825574 gene encoding wax ester synthase/diacylglycerol acyltransferase 2 isoform X1 — protein sequence MSSKKQATEEEEPVSPFAQLFSMPGHDVFNIVTIGCKTETDPSTVIEGLKNTLINHPRFSSILVTGHGEGKGKPKWIPTKVKVEDHVIVPYIDPDIENPDEFLENYTSNMALSPMDMSKPLWEFHLLKLKTSHAESVAVARFHHSLGDGMSLMSLLLACTRKICDPEALPIFVAPKKSKAKNACWSFVAWLWFLVKTMFHTCVEVSKALAFMCFPGDTTTYLTVKPGATLSANKFIHQIIPLDDVKNVKNAMNMTVNDVLFGMVQAGLSRYLNQRDGLNETTSDPRKALDKICHHGVVFFNLRPNRDIEDLANMMAKGSKCRWGNSIGYVLIPLWLKSEDDILEYVRQAKTTMDRKKLSLEPLFSYGLLKLTMKIFGTTAVKNLLNRIFGNTTMLFSNVIGPAEEISFFGHQISYIAASSLGIPQALILIIQSYVDKLIINLAVDLDVIPDPHHLCDLIIEALSMMKYAASKKICHASEVKQNIWC from the exons ATGTCTAGTAAAAAGCAAGcgacagaagaagaagagccaGTTAGTCCATTTGCACAGCTATTCAGCATGCCGGGTCACGATGTCTTTAACATTGTAACAATTGGATGCaaaaccgaaaccgatccaTCCACCGTTATTGAAGGCTTGAAGAACACACTGATTAACCATCCACGCTTCTCTAGCATACTG GTTACGGGTCATGGTGAGGGCAAAGGAAAACCTAAATGGATTCCAACGAAAGTAAAAGTGGAAGATCATGTAATTGTTCCATATATCGATCCAGACATTGAGAATCCTGATGAATTTCTAGAGAATTATACATCAAACATGGCTCTTTCTCCAATGGACATGTCCAAACCTTTATGGGAATTTCATCTATTGAAACTTAAAACATCACATGCGGAATCTGTTGCTGTGGCTAGGTTCCATCATTCTTTAGGTGATGGGATGTCTCTTATGTCTCTTTTACTTGCTTGTACTCGGAAAATATGTGATCCCGAGGCACTTCCTATTTTTGTTGCTCCCAAGAAAAGCAAAGCAAAGAACGCTTGTTGGTCGTTTGTTGCTTGGTTATGGTTCTTAGTAAAAACAATGTTCCACACTTGTGTTGAAGTTTCCAAGGCTTTGGCTTTTATGTGTTTCCCTGGGGACACCACAACTTATCTAACTGTTAAACCAGGAGCTACACTTAGCGCAAATAAGTTTATTCATCAAATCATTCCTTTGGATGATGTCAAAAACGTGAAGAACGCCATGAATATG acGGTGAATGATGTGCTTTTTGGAATGGTACAAGCTGGTCTGTCACGATATTTGAATCAAAGAGACG GTCTTAATGAAACAACTTCAGACCCAAGAAAAGCTCTAGACAAAATATGTCATCACGGGGTTGTTTTTTTCAACCTAAGGCCCAATAGAGATATTGAG GATTTAGCTAATATGATGGCAAAAGGTTCAAAGTGCAGATGGGGAAACTCAATAGGTTATGTACTAATTCCTTTGTGGTTGAAGTCAGAGGATGATATACTTGAATATGTTAGACAAGCCAAAACTACTATGGATCGTAAAAAACTTTCCCTCGAACCTCTATTTTCTTATGGGTTGCTGAAATTGACCATGAAGATTTTTGGAACTACA GCAGTCAAAAACCTTCTAAATAGAATTTTTGGTAACACAACAATGTTGTTCTCAAATGTGATTGGTCCAGCCGAAGAAATTAGCTTTTTCGGCCATCAAATATCTTACATCGCTGCAAGTAGCCTTGGTATACCACAG GCACTCATTCTCATTATACAGAGCTATGTGGACAAACTTATAATCAACCTAGCAGTTGATCTCGACGTGATTCCAGACCCTCATCACCTTTGTGATCTCATCATCGAAGCCCTCAGCATGATGAAGTATGCTGCCTCAAAAAAGATTTGCCATGCTTCAGAGGTTAAGCAAAATATTTGGTGCTAA